In SAR324 cluster bacterium, one genomic interval encodes:
- a CDS encoding ABC transporter permease produces the protein MSRGNRIALACIYWAFVLYVFVPLILMILMGFKDSKFIGFPIRSWTLDWYTRIFSDAEVLHTFGYSVIIAVLSTLISVAVGTWIAVLLEGRKFWGRAFTFGMMVLPALVPGIISAIAFRIYARWLEIEPGMGAIIWSHAVHNVPFVSLVVMARLSTLPKSQIEAARDLGADPLIAFLRITWPYLVPAILGASVFCLLLSFDDFVRSFFLGGYEPTLPVLIFAMLRSGMSPEINAISTVALVLTAAIGIWAERFTRKAKKGST, from the coding sequence ATGAGTCGTGGTAACCGCATCGCGTTGGCATGTATTTATTGGGCATTCGTTCTCTACGTCTTTGTGCCATTGATCTTGATGATCTTGATGGGATTCAAAGATAGCAAATTCATTGGTTTTCCAATTCGTTCATGGACGTTGGACTGGTACACCAGGATTTTTTCGGATGCAGAGGTGCTTCACACCTTTGGTTACTCGGTGATCATTGCCGTTCTGTCCACACTGATTTCGGTAGCGGTAGGTACTTGGATCGCAGTACTTCTGGAGGGTCGAAAATTCTGGGGTAGGGCGTTCACCTTTGGGATGATGGTTCTGCCTGCACTTGTACCTGGAATCATCTCGGCGATCGCCTTTAGGATCTATGCTCGTTGGTTGGAAATTGAACCTGGAATGGGAGCGATTATCTGGTCGCACGCCGTTCACAATGTACCCTTTGTTTCACTGGTTGTGATGGCACGGCTCTCTACACTGCCAAAAAGCCAGATCGAAGCGGCTCGTGATCTTGGTGCGGACCCCCTGATCGCTTTCCTGCGAATCACTTGGCCTTATTTGGTTCCTGCTATTCTGGGAGCAAGCGTGTTTTGCCTGTTACTGAGCTTCGATGATTTTGTGCGATCTTTCTTTCTTGGAGGGTATGAACCAACGCTCCCCGTATTGATTTTTGCGATGCTGCGTTCGGGAATGTCCCCTGAAATAAATGCGATCTCTACAGTAGCCCTAGTATTGACTGCAGCCATTGGCATTTGGGCGGAGAG
- a CDS encoding ABC transporter permease, protein MSNEASVSNAPDGLAKTEGERSFWGWLANWGPYQTLMSVVTLSPRRQFFILAAFPILWLLTQHLGPMLQMLHVSLLDAYPVAPDVAQEFSLESYLKFFGDHIFWMPLFRTLIFAAVFTLSTLLITYPVAYFLARHVSRKNQMLMLLILLIPFWVGEIVRTYAIMILLGNTGALNLALKWLGLIDRPIPFMYTSFSMGLGIVYLTALYMLLPLYSALEKLPKSYNEAAADLGAGAWTRFRRVTLPLTIEGISSGCTLVFLISTGFYATPVLLGGPSTTVFAETIAGFFHVAGDEWPTGAAFAVIMFLVALLITGVFQRLMKSLRKGDSS, encoded by the coding sequence ATGTCCAATGAAGCATCCGTAAGCAATGCCCCTGACGGTCTTGCAAAAACGGAAGGCGAACGCTCATTCTGGGGGTGGTTAGCCAACTGGGGACCCTACCAGACGCTGATGTCGGTTGTCACACTTTCTCCACGTAGACAGTTTTTCATACTAGCCGCTTTCCCAATCCTTTGGTTACTCACGCAGCACCTAGGCCCAATGCTTCAGATGCTGCATGTGTCTCTCCTTGATGCTTATCCAGTAGCTCCTGATGTTGCTCAGGAGTTTTCCCTCGAGAGCTATTTAAAGTTTTTTGGAGACCACATTTTTTGGATGCCTCTTTTCCGAACTTTAATTTTTGCAGCTGTTTTCACTTTATCTACTCTACTTATCACCTACCCAGTTGCATATTTTCTGGCACGTCATGTAAGCCGGAAGAATCAGATGCTGATGTTATTAATTTTATTGATTCCATTTTGGGTGGGAGAGATTGTTCGTACCTATGCGATCATGATATTGCTTGGAAACACAGGTGCTTTGAATCTTGCTCTGAAGTGGCTGGGGTTGATTGATCGACCCATCCCATTCATGTACACGAGCTTTTCGATGGGGCTTGGGATTGTTTACTTGACAGCGCTTTACATGTTGTTGCCACTATATTCAGCACTTGAAAAACTGCCAAAAAGCTACAACGAAGCGGCAGCTGACCTGGGGGCTGGAGCATGGACGAGGTTTCGAAGAGTGACTTTACCACTCACTATCGAGGGAATCTCCTCAGGCTGTACGCTGGTATTTCTTATTTCAACTGGTTTTTATGCCACCCCAGTACTTTTGGGAGGACCATCGACAACTGTTTTTGCAGAAACCATTGCAGGTTTTTTCCATGTGGCTGGTGACGAGTGGCCTACGGGCGCTGCCTTCGCTGTGATCATGTTTCTGGTAGCTTTGCTCATTACAGGGGTATTCCAACGACTAATGAAATCTTTAAGAAAAGGAGATTCCTCATGA